A window of the Amblyraja radiata isolate CabotCenter1 chromosome 5, sAmbRad1.1.pri, whole genome shotgun sequence genome harbors these coding sequences:
- the LOC116972948 gene encoding cdc42 effector protein 3-like, translating to MPAKTPIYLKASSNSSSKWGKKFRLRDILSPDMISPPLGDFRHTIHIGRGGEHDVFGDISFLQGKYDLLPGNQGKPRAIHSEFSRANSTPNPTFPDAPSPVLKNAISLPSVGGSQALNLPLLSSFAFVSQSRRDTPAPPKPPRLQTDGEQEPGERWDNGVSITEGRGEPMVPHNSSKRSHGHSCQTVDCRPAGGDPYPDPYPGPHGVSRSAKPPEDSLINLTASFLSLQLDLGPSILEDVLDVMDRKPQLEVK from the coding sequence ATGCCGGCCAAGACGCCCATCTACCTGAAGgcgagcagcaacagcagcagcaagtggGGCAAGAAGTTCAGGCTGAGGGATATCCTGTCCCCCGACATGATCAGCCCGCCGCTGGGAGACTTCCGACACACCATCCACATCGGCAGGGGAGGCGAGCACGACGTGTTTGGGGACATCTCCTTCCTCCAGGGCAAGTACGACCTGCTGCCCGGGAACCAGGGCAAACCCAGGGCCATCCACAGCGAGTTCTCCCGGGCCAACAGCACGCCCAACCCGACCTTCCCCGACGCCCCGTCGCCCGTGTTGAAGAACGCCATCTCGCTGCCCAGCGTCGGGGGATCGCAGGCTCTCAACCTGCCCCTGCTCAGCTCCTTCGCCTTCGTGTCCCAGTCCAGGAGAGACACCCCGGCCCCTCCCAAACCGCCCAGGCTGCAGACAGACGGCGAGCAAGAGCCGGGCGAGAGGTGGGACAACGGGGTCTCCATCACTGAGGGGCGAGGCGAGCCCATGGTCCCGCACAACAGTAGCAAACGGAGCCACGGCCACTCCTGTCAAACCGTGGACTGTAGACCCGCGGGAGGAGATCCCTATCCTGATCCCTATCCTGGGCCACACGGGGTGAGCAGAAGCGCCAAGCCTCCAGAGGACTCCCTCATCAACCTCACCGCTTCCTTCCTTTCACTTCAGTTGGATTTGGGGCCTTCCATTCTGGAGGATGTCCTGGACGTCATGGACAGAAAGCCCCAGCTGGAGGTCAAATAA